One Acanthopagrus latus isolate v.2019 chromosome 12, fAcaLat1.1, whole genome shotgun sequence genomic region harbors:
- the slc27a6 gene encoding long-chain fatty acid transport protein 6 produces the protein MTLSLGWLSALAAGFISVHVLQTLYFPYFWRDLLFLLKVIRYGVKLEMFKLTSSVFTVLDRFIQQAQRIPNKPFVIYDGSVYTYRDIETRSNRLAHVFLERVKLKKGDCVALIMSNEPDFLCVWFGLAKVGCSTAFLNTNIKPKSLLHCFNSCGAKTLIVGSDLVESLDGVLSSLLEDDIQVWTMKNQSEHTQVQTLLDKIDVASDQPVPAVLRSCTSLKSPTLYIFTSGTTGLPKAAVITHLQSLKAAAGFWAFGVTEDDVMYIPLPLYHSAASLIGIGGTIYLGATCVLKKKFSASQFWNDCRKHNVTVFQYIGELCRYLCNQPKTEVDKVHKVRIGVGNGLRQDVWREFLNRFGNIKMCEVYGSTEGNLVFMNHIGKIGTVGRSNFIYRLLFKYDLVKYDMVKDEPVKDQHGFCQQVKRGETGLLLSKVSALTPFFGYAGSKQLTEKKLLRNVFVKGDAYFNTGDLMAEDQEGFICFRDRVGDTFRWKGENVATTEVTEILGLVDFIQEVNVYGVAVPGHEGRAGMAAMIVRPGLTFNGQKLFEHVMKDLPPYARPLFVRLQEFMEMTSTFKQQKFKLVQSGINPLTVADPLYVLDYQQKSYIPLTDSIYQSILAGERKL, from the exons ATGACTCTGTCTCTGGGATGGCTTTCCGCTCTGGCCGCGGGCTTTATCTCCGTCCACGTTTTGCAGACACTCTACTTCCCATACTTTTGGAGGGACCTCCTTTTTCTGCTGAAGGTGATCAGGTACGGCGTTAAACTGGAGATGTTCAAGCTGACGTCCAGCGTGTTCACGGTCCTCGACAGATTCATCCAGCAGGCGCAACGTATCCCGAACAAGCCGTTTGTGATCTACGATGGGAGCGTCTACACCTACCGGGACATCGAGACGCGCAGCAACAGACTCGCTCATGTTTTCCTCGAGAGAGTGAAGCTGAAGAAGGGGGACTGTGTTGCCTTGATCATGAGCAACGAGCCCGACTTTCTGTGCGTTTGGTTCGGGCTGGCGAAGGTCGGCTGCTCGACAGCTTTCCTCAACACTAACATCAAGCCCAAGTCTTTGCTGCACTGCTTCAACTCCTGCGGAGCCAAAACTCTAATTGTTGGTTCAG ATTTAGTGGAAAGTCTGGACGGCGTTCTAAGCAGCCTGCTTGAGGACGACATTCAGGTGTGGACCATGAAGAATCAGAGTGAGCACACACAGGTGCAAACTCTCTTGGATAAGATTGACGTTGCCTCTGACCAGCCTGTACCAGCCGTGCTACGTTCCTGCACTTCCCTCAAATCTCCTACCTTGTACATCTTCACCTCTGGAACAACTG GGCTCCCGAAGGCGGCAGTGATTACTCACCTACAGAGCCTGAAGGCAGCAGCGGGTTTTTGGGCATTTGGAGTGACGGAAGATGATGTCATGTACATTCCTCTACCACTCTACCACAGTGCAGCATCTTTAATCGGTATAGGAGGAACCATATATTTGG GTGCAACATGTGTCTTGAAGAAGAAGTTCTCTGCCTCCCAGTTCTGGAATGACTGtagaaaacacaatgtgactGTGTTCCAATATATTGGTGAGCTTTGCAGATACCTCTGCAACCAGCCTAAG ACAGAGGTGGATAAAGTTCACAAGGTGCGGATTGGCGTTGGGAATGGGTTGCGGCAAGACGTCTGGCGGGAGTTCCTGAATCGCTTCggaaacattaaaatgtgcGAGGTGTACGGCTCCACCGAGGGAAACCTGGTTTTCATGAACCACATTGGCAAGATTGGAACTGTGGGCCGCTCGAACTTTATCTACAGG CTTCTCTTCAAGTACGATCTAGTAAAGTATGACATGGTGAAAGACGAACCAGTGAAAGATCAGCACGGTTTCTGTCAGCAAGTGAAAAGAG GTGAGACGGGGCTTTTACTGTCCAAGGTGAGTGCCCTCACTCCGTTCTTTGGCTATGCTGGAAGCAAACAGCTGACTGAGAAGAAGCTgttgagaaatgtgtttgtgaagggGGACGCCTACTTTAACACAGGTGATCTCATGGCTGAAGACCAGGAGGGCTTCATCTGTTTCAGAGACAGAGTGGGGGACACCTTCAG GTGGAAAGGTGAAAATGTAGCAACAACAGAGGTAACAGAGATTCTTGGGCTGGTGGATTTTATCCAAGAGGTAAACGTGTATGGAGTGGCAGTACCAG GGCATGAGGGCAGAGCAGGAATGGCTGCCATGATTGTAAGACCAGGCCTTACATTCAATGGCCAGAAGCTGTTTGAGCATGTGATGAAGGATCTACCACCGTATGCTCGTCCGCTGTTCGTAAGGCTTCAG gagTTCATGGAAATGACGAGTACTTTCAAGCAGCAGAAATTCAAGCTTGTGCAGAGCGGCATCAACCCCTTAACTGTCGCTGATCCTCTCTATGTGTTGGACTACCAGCAGAAAAGCTACATTCCTCTCACAGACAGTATCTACCAGAGCATCCTTGCAGGGGAACGCAAGCTATAG